CCGGTGGAAATCCGATAGGACCGGCTCAGACATTTGATGAGAAAGAAAGAATTGTAGAAGATCTGATATACAAAGCAGACGGTACTTTTACGGGTAAAATGTTTAGCTATAAAGATCCGGAACTTTTGTCCTTTTACAACAGTGTTACAATGTATGAACGTCCTGATAATTTAAAAATGACAGTTTATGATGAGGATATCAAAGGTATCCGTTCTGAAATAACAATGGACTCTCAAGGAAAAAGTGAAACTAAATATTACGGCGACAAAGGAAAATATATCGGTGCAAATACTCCGGGCGGTTCCGACGAAAATGTGATGGTAGAATATTACTATAATCCCATGAAAGTTTCCAAAATAGAGAAGCAGAAAAAGAACGGAACGATAGTCGAAAGTGTGATCTACGCCAAAAACGGTAAAATCCTGCAGGAAGAAAAGAAAAATAGAAAAGACGGTTATAAAAAAACGTATGATGAAACAGGCAGGCAAATAGGTAACCTTACCTACATTTATGATAAGGAAATTGATGCCCTTCAACCGCATGACGGTGAAGATTATGAGTTCAATTATGATTTTTCAGGCTTCACTTCTATTAATGTTTATAAAAAAGGAGCTGTGGTTTTGAAGAAGTATTTTGATGAAGATGGAAAGCTGTCTTCCGAACAAGTATTAAAAGATGAGATGACACAGGAGATTACGTATTATCATCCGGACGGAAAACTGAAAGGCACTGTAACTTATAAAGATGATATGCCTTACAATGGTACGCTGTATGAGGGAATTATCGAACAGAATTATAAAGACGGAATTTTAGTGCAGGCCAAGTCTTTCGGGGAAAATGGAAAGTTAAAGACAGAAACAAAGATCAATGCAGATCATACTGTTTATAACGCAACTATTTATGATGAAAATGGAGCTGTTGCATACACCTACAATCAACCGTTTGAACAGTTGAACGGTTTCACTGCCCAGATTGTACAGTATGCGAAAGGAAAACCGACCAATAAAGCAGTTGTAAAAGACGGTGTATTGCAAAGCGGAAAAATAAAATATAAATCCGAATTAGGTTTTAAAGAATTAGAGCGCAGCGGAAAGTGGATCCTTATAAAAATTTATAGCCGTGAAGGAAAACTGATTCAGGATTCTAAAGTAATTGCAGAAATGGAAGAGCAGGATCTTTACTCATCTTTAAACACATCCATCACAGAAGCTGATCTGCAGTACGAATTTTATGAGTCTTTATAGATTGTTTTATTTCGAATCATTACTGAAAATAATGACAAGGTCTGAACAATATTATGATGAATAATAAATTTTTAATCCTATCCATATTTGCATCTCTGACAATTTTAAGTTGTCAGAATAAAAAAAAGAACAGCCAAAAAACGAAATAACCAAAGGAAAACCTAATCATAAAAAAGCCATACAACCACAGGAAGTTAATTTATCACATTTAAATAAAGACGCCAAAGACACTATCATTTTATCTCAAAAACATCATCCAAATTCAATTTCCTGTGATTTGGATGGAGACCCTTTAGCCGATATCGTTAAAATCGTTCAAAACACGGAAATCATAAATTTGGTTTGGAAATAATTTACGGAAAGCACCCAAAGGCGAAGTTTACTTTAATAATGTAAATGAGGATGGGGAAATTATTGGAGAAGAGCAAGTACAGGAAGCCGACAAATCAAACTTTCCAATAACGGAATTTTTATTCATCAGGACGAAGCTTGTGGCGGAGGCCTAATCTATTTGAAAAATGGAAATTTGAATGGATACAACAAGAATAGGTAAATAAGTCATATCAATTACTGGAACAGATTTTAATTTATAAAATATTTGGAATCTGCCTCCTTCATTTCAACCGCAAAGTGCTCTCGCTTTGCGGTTTTTCAGTTAATAATTATAATAATAAAAAAATACACTGAGTAAAAAGCCTTCGTTCTAGCCATAAAAAGTCGAAAAGGTTTAGGCTAAAAATATTTTTTTTTGAGTTATGGAAAAATTAAAATATGATGATTATCATTGTGTTTTTTATTTTTTAAAGAGCGCACTTTCATATTTTTTCACCGCTGATCTTAAAATAGAATGAGAGTCATTAAAATTCTCAACATTTTATATTATAGCTAAAATTATGTTTCTCTGGATTTTATAAGCTATTACTGTTATAACAAGGCAAAAATTACTTTAACTTTGCTAACTGAAAACTAATAACCAACCGACTTAAATAATCAGAAATTAATTTAGCTGATAAAACAGATATGAAAAGTAAATTCTTAAATTTTAAATTGAGGAAGATTGTTCATTACTCAATGATCATATGTATTTTGTTGATACAGATCATTATAGCTGTATTTTTTTATAATGAATTTGTTAATGAGAAGAAACTAAAGTTTATTAAGGATCAATTGGAGCAGAGTAAGGCATTGGGCAAGCTGGCCGACAACTCTAGAAAAGATTTTATGGATGCGCAAAATTATCTTCAGAAATATATGATCAGTCAGGATGACAAAGATCTGAAGTTGTATTTTCAATCCCTTAGAAAGCTTAATAGTAATTTTGATAAGATAAACGAATATGGAGACAGAAATCCTGCACTGAAAAACAGTTTAGCAGAGCAGAAAAAAGATACCCTGAAAATCACAAAATTAAAAACCGTAATAGATTCTGTATACCAGTCCTCTCTGAACCCGCCGGTAAAAATCCAGGATCAGCATTATGAGCTGGAGAAATATGAAAATAAAGACAACTTTGAAGACCTGAATATACAGACCCGTACTTATTCTGATACCATTAAAAAGAAAGGCTTGATGGGACGTTTAAGAGATGCCATATCGGGTAAGGAGAATGTACGGAAGGAAAGTACAGTTATTACTTTATCCAATAAGAAACCTGCTAATATCTCTAAAGTAAAATCCAGGATGGACAGTCTGGTAAAATCGATAGACAAACATTATATCACTGAAGTTAAGAAGATCCAACTATCCACCGCCAGGAACCAAAAGCAAAGTGTGAACTTTTATAGTAATTTCAGTAAATTATTGGTGTATAGTAACGGTTTGATTAATATGTATGAAAATGCTATTAAAGATTTTAAATCAGAATTAGAAAAAGAATATACCAAGCAGAATTCATATAACAGCAGAATCAGAACATATCTGGTACTGGGATTAATGACCCTGATGTTCATTGTATCCGTCCTTATCATGTATTTTACAAGAATTGCCTTCATATATGAGCAGAAGCTCAAAGCTGCAAACAAACAAAATAAAAAGAACCTTAATTTCAAAAACAGAATTCTTGGGATGCTGAGCCACGACATTAGATCACCATTAAAGATTATTAACATTTTTATCGACAAGATCAACAGGTCTACACAAGATGAAACCGTAAAAGGTTATTTAAAGTCCATTAAATTTACCAACAGTACTTTACTGCTGCAATCCAACCAGATCCTAGAATATACAAAAGATCAGGAAGCTGAAAAAAAGCTGATAAAATCTGTTTTTAACCTTAAAGATGAGCTTAATTCTATTGCAACCGCTATTACACCATATATAGAAACCAGAAATAATAAATTCGTGGTAACCGACAGAATACCTGCCGGAACCATTGTAAATTCAGATAATATAAAAATCAATCAGCTGTTTATGAATATTTTGGGTAATGCCAACAAATTCACAGAAAACGGACTGATTAATCTTACGATGTCTACTGAAGCGATTGGTGAAAATAAAATTTCACTTACCACAACAGTAGAAGATACCGGAGTTGGAATTTCCGAGTCTGACTTAGGTAAGATATTTGAGCCTTATTATCAGGGAGTGATATCTGATGAGGTAGATAATCTTGGCGCAGGATTGGGGCTAAGTTTATGTAAAGAAATTGTAGAGCTCTTTAATGGAAAAATAGAGGTTTCAAGCACACAGTATAAAGGAACAAAAATAACTTTCATGATCAATTTAAATATCAATGCATAATGGAAACAAAGGTTGAAAATAAGGAAATCGTATTCCTTTTAGCAGATGACCATAGCATCGTAAGACAGGGGATTGAGATCATCATCAGTGATATTGTACCTAATTCTAAGGTGTTTCAGACTTCTTCCTTACAGCAGATCGAGGAACTGGTAAAATTAAATCATATACAGATAGCGATCATTGATGCCCATTTTCCGGATGGAAACAGTCTTCACTTTTTACCACTCATAAAAGCCGCTAATCCGGATATTAAAATTTTAATTTTTTCTGGTCTTGAAGAAGATCTGTATGTCCTTAAATTTATTAAAGCCGGTGCCAACGGGTACCTGAGCAAATTAAGTGAAGAGGAAGAAATAAAACAAGCGCTCTTAAGTTTCATAGAAAAAGGCGAATATTTTTCTGAACTTTCAAGGAATTTAATGGTTCAGTTTGTTAACAATCCGGATCTGATCAATCCTCTGACCCGTTTGACTAAACGAGAATTCCAGATTGCAGAAATGTATGCAGAAGGATATGGAAACCTCGAAATTGCCAATCACCTGGATATAAAACAAAATACCGTAAGCACTATCAAGAAAAACATATTTGAAAAGTTGCAGATTGAAAATCTTGTTGAACTAATCGATCTCATCAAAACCCATCATAAAATATAGAATTTTTTAAAGTCTGTGCTTTTATTTTAAAGCAGGTTGGAGGAAAAAATCTACACTCTTATCGATATATATCTATGCCATTTGTGAATCATTTCATTGGGAATGTTGTTACTTTGTATCAGTAAAAAGAACACAAATTAAAAAAGCATGTCAATTAAGATTATTTTTTAATTCATATGTATATAAATAGTTATAATTGTTAAAATTATAATTGTAGAAAACACAAATGATGAAAAATTATACCGAGTGTATGAATGACCTTTAGCCGACTTTTTGAAAGCCTTAAAAAAACACAAATTAATATAAAAAAGTAGGACCATTCAGGTTATTTGATACAAAAAAAGAGAAGGCAAAAGCCTTCTTTTTTTATTTTTAAAGCTATTGCTGTTCTTCTTATATTCTGTCCGTTTCCATAAGTTGTTAATCATGGCCATAATCGAATTGCCTGTCTGTCAGTTTAATAATTTCTTCTCTATATTTTCTAAGCTTTTCCCATTTAATTTATTCTATAAATAATGATCGGAAATGAGTGAGAATTTTAATTTAAAGGTTTTACAGTCACAATTTTTTTCTGTCTGGTACAGGGTTTCCGAAATAAATACTAATTTCGCATCATGAGAATACTTCTTTATGCATTGATATGCTTCCCCCTTTCATTTTTCTCACAAAAGAAGGT
The Chryseobacterium sp. W4I1 DNA segment above includes these coding regions:
- a CDS encoding membrane-binding protein, whose product is MKRILMSAVFALIINTYASAQEKIYFDENWEKTTQDKMEFYRETENKGKLTLIRDFYKNGKIQMEGLVSDATPGSEIYEGKIIWYTPEGKVLRSGTFSGGNPIGPAQTFDEKERIVEDLIYKADGTFTGKMFSYKDPELLSFYNSVTMYERPDNLKMTVYDEDIKGIRSEITMDSQGKSETKYYGDKGKYIGANTPGGSDENVMVEYYYNPMKVSKIEKQKKNGTIVESVIYAKNGKILQEEKKNRKDGYKKTYDETGRQIGNLTYIYDKEIDALQPHDGEDYEFNYDFSGFTSINVYKKGAVVLKKYFDEDGKLSSEQVLKDEMTQEITYYHPDGKLKGTVTYKDDMPYNGTLYEGIIEQNYKDGILVQAKSFGENGKLKTETKINADHTVYNATIYDENGAVAYTYNQPFEQLNGFTAQIVQYAKGKPTNKAVVKDGVLQSGKIKYKSELGFKELERSGKWILIKIYSREGKLIQDSKVIAEMEEQDLYSSLNTSITEADLQYEFYESL
- a CDS encoding response regulator transcription factor, with translation METKVENKEIVFLLADDHSIVRQGIEIIISDIVPNSKVFQTSSLQQIEELVKLNHIQIAIIDAHFPDGNSLHFLPLIKAANPDIKILIFSGLEEDLYVLKFIKAGANGYLSKLSEEEEIKQALLSFIEKGEYFSELSRNLMVQFVNNPDLINPLTRLTKREFQIAEMYAEGYGNLEIANHLDIKQNTVSTIKKNIFEKLQIENLVELIDLIKTHHKI
- a CDS encoding HAMP domain-containing sensor histidine kinase, translating into MRKIVHYSMIICILLIQIIIAVFFYNEFVNEKKLKFIKDQLEQSKALGKLADNSRKDFMDAQNYLQKYMISQDDKDLKLYFQSLRKLNSNFDKINEYGDRNPALKNSLAEQKKDTLKITKLKTVIDSVYQSSLNPPVKIQDQHYELEKYENKDNFEDLNIQTRTYSDTIKKKGLMGRLRDAISGKENVRKESTVITLSNKKPANISKVKSRMDSLVKSIDKHYITEVKKIQLSTARNQKQSVNFYSNFSKLLVYSNGLINMYENAIKDFKSELEKEYTKQNSYNSRIRTYLVLGLMTLMFIVSVLIMYFTRIAFIYEQKLKAANKQNKKNLNFKNRILGMLSHDIRSPLKIINIFIDKINRSTQDETVKGYLKSIKFTNSTLLLQSNQILEYTKDQEAEKKLIKSVFNLKDELNSIATAITPYIETRNNKFVVTDRIPAGTIVNSDNIKINQLFMNILGNANKFTENGLINLTMSTEAIGENKISLTTTVEDTGVGISESDLGKIFEPYYQGVISDEVDNLGAGLGLSLCKEIVELFNGKIEVSSTQYKGTKITFMINLNINA